Proteins encoded by one window of Myxococcales bacterium:
- a CDS encoding YggS family pyridoxal phosphate-dependent enzyme — protein MTDVAARYRATRAAVDAACAAAGRRADEVTLVAVSKLHPVAALDAAIAAGATDLGENYVQELVAKQAAVATQPRWHFIGRLQRNKARQIAGQVALVHAVDSLALGVELGKRVAPGAVQPILIAVNVAGEATKGGVAVADAPALIAALRAVPGVRVDGLMTMPPPTDDPEDARPHFAALRALRDRLATAAAPLPHLSMGMSHDFAVAIACGATLVRIGTAIFGDRPAAA, from the coding sequence GTGACCGACGTCGCCGCGCGCTATCGCGCCACCCGGGCCGCGGTCGACGCCGCCTGCGCCGCCGCCGGCCGGCGCGCCGACGAGGTCACCCTCGTCGCCGTCTCGAAGCTGCACCCGGTGGCCGCGCTCGACGCGGCCATCGCCGCCGGCGCCACCGATCTCGGCGAGAACTACGTGCAGGAGCTGGTCGCCAAGCAGGCCGCCGTCGCTACGCAGCCGCGCTGGCACTTCATCGGGCGGCTGCAGCGCAACAAGGCCCGCCAGATCGCAGGTCAAGTGGCGCTCGTCCACGCGGTCGACAGCCTCGCGCTCGGCGTCGAGCTGGGCAAGCGGGTCGCGCCCGGCGCGGTGCAGCCGATCCTGATCGCGGTCAACGTCGCCGGCGAGGCGACCAAGGGCGGCGTGGCGGTCGCCGACGCCCCGGCCCTGATCGCCGCGCTGCGCGCCGTCCCGGGCGTGCGCGTCGACGGGCTCATGACCATGCCGCCGCCCACCGACGATCCCGAGGACGCGCGCCCGCACTTCGCCGCGCTGCGGGCGCTGCGCGATCGCCTCGCCACCGCCGCGGCGCCGCTGCCGCACCTGTCGATGGGCATGAGCCATGACTTCGCGGTCGCGATCGCCTGCGGCGCGACGCTCGTGCGTATCGGCACCGCGATCTTCGGCGACCGCCCCGCCGCGGCGTA
- the maf gene encoding septum formation protein Maf encodes MRMLILASASPRRSELLARVGVSFAVSPADVDESVHPGEAARAYVERVAAAKADAISTADDWVLAADTTVILAGTIFGKADDADHAAAMLRQLRGHTHQVTTAVVLRKGARHHALAVTSDVEMCAYDDDVLADYVASGEWQGKAGAYAIQGIGAALVRAVHGSITNVAGLPLAEVVELLRATGAATVHLALGHPA; translated from the coding sequence GTGCGCATGCTCATCCTCGCGTCCGCATCGCCGCGCCGCAGCGAGCTGCTGGCCCGGGTCGGCGTCTCGTTCGCGGTCAGCCCCGCCGACGTCGACGAGTCGGTCCACCCCGGCGAGGCCGCGCGCGCGTACGTCGAGCGCGTCGCGGCCGCCAAGGCCGACGCGATCTCGACCGCCGACGACTGGGTCCTCGCCGCCGACACCACGGTGATCCTCGCCGGCACGATCTTCGGCAAGGCCGACGACGCCGATCACGCCGCCGCGATGCTGCGGCAGCTGCGCGGCCACACCCACCAGGTCACGACCGCCGTGGTCCTGCGCAAGGGCGCGCGCCACCACGCGCTCGCGGTCACCAGCGACGTCGAGATGTGCGCCTACGACGACGACGTGCTCGCCGACTACGTCGCCAGCGGCGAGTGGCAGGGCAAGGCCGGGGCCTACGCGATCCAGGGCATCGGCGCGGCGCTGGTGCGCGCGGTCCACGGCTCGATCACCAACGTCGCCGGCCTGCCGCTGGCCGAGGTGGTCGAGCTCCTGCGCGCGACCGGCGCCGCGACCGTCCACCTCGCGCTCGGGCACCCCGCGTGA
- the proC gene encoding pyrroline-5-carboxylate reductase: MAEALIRGLVQGGVVVPERVIASGPRGDRLAELAETYRIETTTDNAALARKSEIVVLAVKPQILEKVVREVAGAIGPNTLVVSVAAGVDTATIESHLPSGARVVRAMPNMPALVCAGATAIARGRHATDGDVLEAKTIFDAVGLTIVLDESQLDAVTGLSGSGPAYIFLILEALADAGVKVGLSRRDAQKLAAQTVMGSAKLLLDTDEHPGKLKDMVTSPGGTAIAGLHTLEEGGLRTTLINAVETATKRARELGRGGKG; the protein is encoded by the coding sequence ATGGCGGAGGCCCTCATCCGCGGCCTCGTGCAGGGCGGCGTCGTCGTGCCGGAGCGGGTGATCGCGTCGGGGCCGCGCGGCGATCGGCTGGCCGAGCTGGCCGAGACCTACCGCATCGAGACCACGACCGACAACGCCGCCCTCGCGCGCAAGTCCGAGATCGTCGTGCTCGCGGTCAAGCCGCAGATCCTCGAGAAGGTCGTGCGCGAGGTCGCGGGCGCGATCGGGCCCAACACGCTGGTGGTGTCGGTGGCGGCGGGCGTCGACACGGCGACCATCGAGAGCCACCTGCCGTCGGGCGCGCGGGTGGTGCGGGCCATGCCCAACATGCCGGCGCTGGTGTGCGCGGGCGCGACCGCGATCGCGCGTGGCCGCCACGCCACCGACGGCGACGTGCTCGAGGCCAAGACCATCTTCGACGCGGTCGGCCTCACGATCGTGCTCGACGAGAGCCAGCTCGACGCGGTCACCGGGCTGTCGGGCTCAGGCCCGGCCTACATCTTCTTGATCCTCGAGGCGCTCGCCGACGCCGGCGTCAAGGTCGGCCTGTCGCGCCGCGACGCCCAGAAGCTCGCGGCCCAGACCGTGATGGGCTCGGCCAAGCTCCTGCTGGACACCGACGAGCACCCCGGCAAGCTCAAGGACATGGTGACCTCGCCCGGCGGCACCGCGATCGCCGGCCTGCACACGCTCGAGGAGGGCGGCCTGCGCACGACCCTGATCAACGCGGTCGAGACCGCGACCAAGCGGGCGCGCGAGCTGGGGCGCGGCGGCAAGGGATGA
- a CDS encoding DUF167 domain-containing protein, with amino-acid sequence MTFVRATADGVTLDVLVQPRASRARLGPIHGDRVKLAVTAPPVDGEANAAVIELVAKALGVARGAVAVTAGHSSRRKTVAIRGVDAARVAAAIAEAP; translated from the coding sequence ATGACGTTCGTGCGCGCCACCGCGGACGGGGTCACGCTCGACGTGCTCGTGCAGCCGCGGGCGTCGCGCGCGCGGCTCGGCCCGATCCACGGCGATCGCGTCAAGCTCGCGGTCACCGCGCCGCCGGTCGACGGCGAGGCCAACGCCGCGGTGATCGAGCTCGTGGCCAAGGCCCTCGGCGTCGCCCGCGGCGCGGTCGCGGTCACCGCCGGCCACAGCTCGCGGCGCAAGACCGTGGCGATCCGCGGCGTCGACGCCGCGCGGGTCGCGGCCGCGATCGCGGAGGCGCCGTGA